From the Deinococcus sonorensis KR-87 genome, the window CGTCACCAGCGTGGAGGCGGAGGTGCAACCTGCGGCCACCGGCCTGACTGTGGTGGACTGGCGCGACAACTTCCAGGTTTCGACCTTCGTGCAGTTCCGCTGGAGTCCGGCCGAGGTGGCGAGCGGCGCGGACCTGTACCTGGACGGCCAGAAGATCCCGCTGGACGACGAGGGGTATGGCCTGGTGCCCCAGGCTGAGGCGAACCGGACCGGTGAGCTGCGCGGGCCAGACGGAACCCGCCGCTGCGCCGTCGTCCTGGCGCCGGCCGCCAAGGAAGCGACCTGCGCCGCAGACCCAGGCGCCCACTGACGCACAGGCGGTGTTCAGAGGCGCACTCCAGGGGAACGCAGTCCGGTACCCACCGCTCTGCTGCGGCGGTCCACCTGCGTCTCCTGATCATCAAGAAGGTCACTCCCTTGTAGTTATCTGTTTCAACACCTATATTGGGAGACATGACTACCCTCCGGGAGGAGATTCACCAACAGCGCCCCTTCCGAAATCTGGAAGAAGAGGCGGCGCTCAACCTCTTCCGCACCACCCAGCTGATTGCGGACCGGGGCGAGGCGTTCTACCAGCAGCACGGCCTCACCCCCACCCAATACAACATCCTGCGCATCCTGCGTGGCGCGGGCGACGCGGGACTGGGACGCAACGAGATCCGGGAACGCCTGCTGACCCGCATGCCCGACGTCACCCGCCTGCTCGACAAGATGGAGGACGCCGGCCTGGTGCAGCGTGTGCGCAGCACCACCGACCGCCGCTGCGTGCCCACCGCCCTGACCCCGAAGGGCCGGACGCTGGTGGACCAGCTGGACGAGCCTGTGGCCGCGCTGCACCACGAGCACTTCGGGCACCTCACGCCCGGTCAGCTGCACACCCTGATCGAGATCATGACCCAGATCCGTGGCCGGTTGACACCGCAGTAAGGCCGTCCAGCGTTACCCGATACTTGTTTCAACACCTGATCGCATCACAAGGAGTTTCCGATGAATCTACCCCCCACCCTTCCCTACCGCACCCTGCCCCAGGACCGCATCGGCCTCAACCCGGAGCGCCCGCCCCTCAGCGGCGACGTCCAGCTCGGGCCGGTCGTCCTCCAGATCAGCGACCTGGACGCCTCGCTGCGCTTCTACACCCAGGTCATCGGCCTGCAGGTGCACGACACCGACCTGGCTGGGCATCAGATCGCTCGCCTCGGCACGCCCGACGGGCAGGTCCTGCTGGAACTCCGCGAGAAGCGGGGCGTCCATGCCGCCCCGCACCGTGGGCGCCTCGGCCTGTACCACATCGCCGTGCTGCTCCCCACCCGCGCTGACCTGGGGCGCTTCATCCAGAACGCCCTCTCGCTCGGCGTTCACGTCGGTCAGTCCGATCACCACTTCAGCGAGGCGACCTACCTCAAGGACCCGGACGGCCTCAGCGTCGAGGTGTATCGTGACCGTCCCCGCGACGAGTGGCGCGTCACCGAAGCCGGCGAGATCATCGGCGGCGGCGACCCGCTGGACCTGACCGCCCTGAAAGAAGCGGCCGGCGACGCCCCCTGGACCGGCGTGCCCACCGGCACCACCCTCGGGCACCTGCACCTCTACGTCGGCGACCTGGACGAGGCGGCCCGCTTCTACCACCGGGGCCTCGGCTTCCCGAAGACCACCTGGAGCCTGCCCACCGCCCTGTTCCTCGGCGCCGGCGGATACCACCACCACCTCGGCCTCAACACCTGGGCGGCCGGCAGCCCCCCGTCCGGCGACGACGACGCCCGCCTGCTGACCTGGGACCTGGTGCTGCCCGACCAGGCCACGGTGGACCGCACGGCCGCCAGCCTGCAGGCGGAAGGCTTCGAGGTCACCGTCACCCCGCAAGGGATCCTGTCCACCGATCCCTGGGGCATCACCGTCCGCCTCCGCACCGCCTGAACCGCTCCCTCGACCTCGCCGCTCAACGGAGCTCACCATGACGACCCTCACCGCCCGACCCAGCCGCGCCCTGCACCTCACCCTCTGGGCACTTCAGGTGCTGCTCGCTGCCGCCTTCCTGATGACCGGCGTGACGAAGCTGATCACGCCCATCCTGCAGCTCGCCCAGCAGATGGCCTGGGTGAGCGACGTTCCCGCCGGCCTGGTGCGCTTCATCGGCCTCGCGGAGGTCGCCGGCGCGCTCGGGCTGATCCTGCCCAGCCTCACCCGCATCCGCCCGAACCTCACGCCGCTCGCGGCGCTCTGCCTCATCGCGGTGATGGTGCTCGCCTCGGCCTTCCACCTCAGCCGCGGGGAACCGACGGTGCTGCCGATGAACCTCGCCCTGGCGGTCGTCGCCGGCCTCATCGCCTGGGGCCGCGCCCGCCGGGCACCCATTCAGGCCCGCTGAGCGCCAGACCCAGCAAGGACGTGATCCCATGACCAGCCCCGCCCCGCACACCCCGCTCGCCACGCGCATCGACCCCGCGCTCACCCTCGGTGAGGTCGCCCTGACCGTCCGCGACCTGGAGCGCGCCTCCCGCTTTTACCAGGTGACGCTCGGCCTCACCCTCCTGGACCGGCACGGCCCGGCGGCCGTGCTGGGTACGCCGGACGGCCACCCGCTCGTCACCCTGCTCGGCGACGCGGCCGCCCCTGAGGCCCCGGCGAACGCGGCCGGCCTGTACCACCTCGCCATCGCGTTCCCGACCCGCCCGGACCTCGCCCGCTGGCTGCAGCATGCCGCCGCGCTCGGCCTGCGCCTCGGGCAGTCCGACCACAAGACGCACGAGGCCTTCTACTTCAATGACCCGGAGGGCAACGGCATCGAGATCTACCACGACTGGCCGCGTGAGCAGTGGCCGTTCAAGGACGGGAAGTTCAGCCGCATGGATCAGGCGGCGGTCGATCTCCGGGGCCTGCTGGGCACGCTCACGGCGAACGACCCCGGCTGGGCAGGGGCGCCGAACGGGACCCGGATGGGCCACGTGCACCTCAAGATGAGCGACGCGGCCGCGACCCGGCAGTTCTACGAACAGGTTCTGGGCTTCGACATCACGCTGGACGCCATGGACGCCGTATTCGCCGGGGCGGGCGGCTACCACCATCACCTCGGCAACAACGCCTGGCACAGCCGCGGCGGCCCCGCGGCGCCGGACGGCGCACTGGGCCTGCGGCACTCCACCATCGAACTGTCGAGCGCGGCCGAGCTCGAGGCCGTGATCACGCGGCTGAACCGTGCCGGCACCCAGGTGCACGACTCCTCGGCCGGGCTGGTCGTGCGTGATCCCTCCAGGAATGCCCTGCGGCTCCGGGTTGGTCCTTCGACTGTGGCGAGTGCGCTGGCCGCCCTCGACCAGCCCGCACGTTAAGGCGCCGCCGATCAGAGCAGGGAAACGCAGGGCGAACGCAGACCCGCGGACAGCATTCGGCCCCAGCCGGGATTCCGGCTGGGGCCTCTTCAGTTCTTGGCGACGCTCAGGGCGCCGTGGCGGAGAAGTGAACGTTGTCCACGTACATGGTGCCCGCGTAGTCGCTCTTGTTGTCGGCAACCACGACCGTCACGTCACGCAGCACGGTGTCGGAGGCGATCACCTTGTTGTCCGCAATGTTGGTCAGGTCGAACGAGGCGGTGAAGTGGTAGAGCCCGTCGGCGGTCTTGGTCAGACCAGACAGCGTGTTCAGCGGAATGTCGAGCGTCTGGGCCGCCTGAGCCCAGTACCCCAGGGCCGGTGGCGAGAAGGCCAGGTTGACCGAGAGGGTGCCGGTGGTGGCGCGCTGCGGCTTGAGGTAGAAGTCAAACACCAGGTAGCGGTTGCTGCCGCGCGTGGCGTTGATGTTGCCCAGCACCAGCCGCGGCGCCGAGGCCCAGCTGTCGGCGGGTTTCACGTCCGGGTAGGTCACGTCCCAGCTGAGCGCCTTGGAGCCGGCCGCGTCAGCAACGGTGAGCGAGGTCGTGACGCCGGACGCCGCGTCCCAGGCCCAGCCCTGCCGGGTGCCGTCCTCGAAGGTGGAGGGCAGGGTGGCGGTCCCGAGGGGCGCGTGGTTGACCACCGGGCCGGTGGTGCTGCGGTTGCCGGCCACCGTGATGTTGTCGATGGCCACCCGGTCGGTGCCCTGGGCACCCACGAACAGGATCAGGTTGCTGAGGGTGCTGCCGGCCACGGTCGGGTCCTCGGCGATCGCCGCAAAGTTCGGGGAGTCGGCGGTGGAGATGCTCAGGGTGGCCTTGTAGCTGTTGTCCGCCTGCTTCACGAACTGCTCGGGCTTCACCAGGATGGCGCGGGTGGGGTTGCTCCAGCCGTGCGCGGCGTTCTGCGGAATGGCCGCCACCGCAACGGTGGTGGGGGCCGCCACGGTCACGTCCATGCTGAGGGTTTTGGCGCCGGCAATGTCCTGACGGACGCTGGACGTGTCGGCGGAAATGCGGACGTTGGACCAGTAGCCGGTGTCGCTCACGTCGTGGCTGGCCGTCATGCCCGTCAGGGTCAACGCCCCGCCGGTGTTGCTGAGCGTCACGGTCTTGACCGGGCTGTCACTGTTGAGGCCCCAGCCCTGCAACGTATTGTCGTCGAAGTTCCAGAGCGTCTGCGTGAAGGCCGTGCGGTCGATCGGGCGGTAGGCGACCCCCTTGATCCGTGCGCGCGCGAACTCGCCGGACAGGGTCAGCTCGCTGGGCGCCCACAGGTGATCGGTGCCCGGATCGAGATCGGTGGCCGGCCTGCTCGTCGAGTACGGCATGAACGCGGCGGAGGTCTCGTTCTTGTTGCTCAGCGACCAGTTGACCCAGCTGATGTGGTTGCGGTTCAAGAACGCCAGCCAGCGGTCGGCGTCCTGCAGGAACGGCCCGTTGTTGCCGCTTGCCTCGCTGCTGCCCCACTCGCTGACGAAGATTGGCGCGCCGTGCAGCAGGGCGTAGCGGGCGTTGCTCATCACGTTGCTGCGGTCCGACACGTCGTTCGACGGCTTGTGGGTGCCGCTGTAGAAGTGCACCGTGTACATGGTGCGATCGTCCTTGATCGGATTGTCGGCGGCCAAGTCCGGGCGCTGACTCCAGTTGGGGCTGCCCACCAGCACGATGTTCTTGTTGCCGGTGTCGCGCAGCATCTTGATGATCGGCTCGGCGTACGCCTTGACCTTGGCCCAGCCGGCCGCGTCGTTGCTGACGCCGGGGTCATTGGGGCTGGGCTCGTTGGCCACCTCGTAGATGATGTTGCGGTTGTTCGGGTAGCGCTGCGAGATGTCCTTGAAGAAGTCCAGGGCGCCCTTGTACACGTCGGCGTTGGGGTCGCCGGGGGTGGTGACGTGCCAGTCCACGATCACGTACAGGTCGTTCTTGATCGCGGCGTTGATGCCGTCGATGACGCGCTGTTTGATCGCCGGATCTGTCGCGTACCCGCCCTCGCTGACGTACATCGCCAGGCGGACGACGTTGGATCCCCAGTCGTTGGCGAGCGTGTTGAAGGCGTTGTCGTTGACGATGCCGGGGAACCACTGCAGGCCGTGGGTGCTCATGCCGCGCAGCTGGATCGGGGTGCCGGAGGCGTCGACCAGTGTGGTCATGCAGTTCAGGCGCACGATCTTCAGCGCGCCCGCCTGAGAGGGCTTGCGAGCCGCGGCGGTCAGCAGGTCCGGCAGGGCCGCTTCCGACGTGGCCGGGTCATAGGGGCCGGCGGGACCGTCCGGAGTGTCGGCCAGGGTGGGGGTACACGGCTGGGGCTTGGTGGCCTGCGGCTGACCGCAGCTGGCGAGCAGGGCGGCAGTCAGCGCCAGCAGCATCGGCCGGGCGTGATGCGGTGTGCGGGGAAGCAGCGACATCGGAACTCCTTTGACGGGTGGGCGTGGAAGCGGGGCGACGGGCCTCGGCACGGCAGTGAACAGAGAACAATGCACACGGAGAACCAATGTGCAAGCGCTGTCATGTTGAGGGAGAACGGAGGCAGCTCTTCCTGGGTGGACCTCACGGCATACCCGGCAACATCGTCTGGAAAAAAGGATGAGGTGATGGGCCGGAACAGGATTCCGACCGCCGTCTGTTGTGCAGGCTGGGCGAAGTATAGGAAGGTTCTGCAACCGCTGTCAAGACGTTCAGGGGCCGAAAGAGCCGCAACGAGCCAAAGTAAATGATCGGTTGAGCCCGGCCGCCGAACCAGTCCTTGGTGGAGCGCCGAACGGCAAGAGGAGTCGTCCGCTTCGGGTCTGCTGTGGCTTCGCGATCTGCCTCTCCTTCTGCTGAAATCGACCGGATGCAGAGCAAGGCCAGCGGCGGCGAAGGTCCCGCTCAACACCAGGTCCCCTCGGCAACATCCCTGAAGCTGCACACCTGATCGGTCGAGTCCTTGGCTCCTGATCTTCAGGCCCGCGGGTCCTGCCCACTTCCTCTGTACGTCCAGCTCCTGGAAGGCCCTCGATGGGCGTGGACATCCAGCCGGGCGCTGGGCAGACTGGAGACGATGTCGCATCCACCGGCCCCTGCCTCAGAGCTGATCCCGAAAACGGTGCTGCACGGTGGGGCGCGCCTGTTTGTTGCGTCCTACCTCGTCCGCAAGAGCGAGCTGGGCCGGGTGTGGCGCTGCGGGTTCCACGCCCTGCTGTGGCTGAACGGTGGCTCCGCCTCCCTGGTGTGCGACGGCGAGCACTTCGAGGTCCGGCCCCCCTCGCTCATCTGCCTCTCGCCGGGCCAGGTGTATCGCTGGAGCGCGGCCGACGACGCGGCTCGCGCGACACTCATCGGCTTCGAGGCCAATCTCTTCACCGTGGGGCGCGCCCAGGGGGGCCTGCTGGACGTGCAACTCCTGCACGACCTGCCGCTCTTCCGGCCCGAGGGGACGGCGGTGCTCGCGGCCGACGAGAACGCGGACAGCCTCGAACGCCTGTTCGCCCTGTGCCGGCAGCGGTACCGGCAGCTCAGCGAAGCGCACGGGAGCGGGTCGTGGCGGGTGCTGCCCCAGCACCGTGAGGGGGTGCTGCTCGCGTACCTGCACGTCATCCTGGCGGAAGCGGCGACCCTGGCCCCGGCTCAGGAGCCGCCCCGCCCGGCCGCGGGCAGCGATCTGCGGCTGTCGCGGCTGTTCCGGCTGCACGCCGGTCAGCGGGTGCTGGAGCGCCTCCCCGTCGCCGCCTATGCCGAGCTGCTGCACGTCACGCCCGACCACCTGACGCGCGCGGTGCGCCGCGCTACCGGCCAGACGCCCAGCGCCTGGCTGCAGGAACAGCTGCTCACCGAGGCGCGGCGGCGGCTCGCCCTCACCGACCAGCCGGTGGAGCAGGTGGCCGCCGCGCTGAGGTTCGGCTCGGCCTCGCAGTTCAGCCGCTGGATCCGGGACCACACCGGCCAGACGCCGCGGCAGCTCCGACAGCAGGGCCGCGGAAATTCACCAGTTCTGAGCGGAAATTGACCTTCCGGCCGGACGGCCGGAGATCTACAGTCAAGGACATCAGCAGCGCCGGTCCATTCACCCGGCGCAGGAGGATTCCCATGCCACAGGCAGTCCAGCTCCATAATTACGGCGACATTGACGTCCTCAAGGTCGAAGAGGTACCGCAGCCGACCCCGGCGGCCGGAGAGGTCCTGGTGCGGGTCAAAGCCGCCGGCATCAACCCCGGCGAAGCGTCCATCCGCAAGGGCGTGTTCAAGGACACCTGGCCGTCCACCTTTCCCTCCGGCCAGGGCAGCGACTTCGCTGGCGTGATCGAAGCGGTGGGTGAGGGCGTGTCCGGCCTGCAGCCGGGCGCAGAAGTGATCGGCTTCACCCACAACCGGGCCAGTCAGGCCGAGTTCGTGGTGGTGCCGCAGGACCAGGTGACGCCCAAGCCGGCGAACGTGCCGTGGGAAGTCGCCGGCGGGCTGTTCGTGGCCGGAACGACCGCCTACGCCGCCGTGCGCGCCGTGGACGTGAAGGCGGGTGACACGGTGGTGGTCTCCGGGGCCAGCGGCGGCGTGGGCACCCTGGCGGTCCAGCTCGCCCGGCTGAAGGGGGCGCGCGTGCTGGGCATCGCCAGCCCCGCACGGGCGGAGTGGCTGGCGGCCCATGGCGTGGACCTGGTGCCGTACGGAGACGGGCTCCGCGAACGCCTGCTGGAGGCGGCCGGCGGGCACATCGACGCCTTCATCGATACCTACGGGCAGGGCTACGTGCAGCTCGCCGTGGAGCTGGGCATCCCGCCGCAGCGCATCAACACCATCATCGACTTCGCGGCCGTTCAGCAGTACGGCGTCCAGGCCGAGGGCAACGCCGCGGGTGGCCGGGCCGACGTGGTGGCGGAGCTCGCCCAGCTGATCGCGGACGGGCAGCTGGAGATGCCGATTGCCCGCACCTACCCGCTCGAGCAGGTCCAGGCGGCCTACCGCGAGCTGGAAGACCGGCACACGCTCGGCAAGATCGTGCTGATCCCTGGGAAGCGCTGAAGCAGAACGGTGGATCTCTTTCCGGCGGGCCACTGTGAGCTGGCCTGCCGGAATCTTGCCGAACCGCTTTCACAACCCTGACAGAGGGCCGGGTTGGATATGCCAGGAACGAGACGCTTAGCACCCCTCTACGGCTGGTTCCGGTGCTCCAGGCCATCCAGGCGCAGCGTGTTGCTTTCATCTCGATGCGCGCCGTCCCTGCTGACGTGCTTGTCCGAGATAACCGCCCCGTTTTTGATGACATGCACCAGCGCCATGGCGTGCCCACGACCCAGGCCAAAGTCCTCCTTCAGCCACGCGACGATGACGCCGGCTTTGGTCTTCGGATCAGCGAATCCTTTTCCTCTAGCCAGAGCAACCAACTCATTCGGGGTCTTGCCGGTCTGCTTCTCAATGGTGTCAAGGTACGCCTGGAATGACATCGCGGCCTCCAATAGGGATGAAGTTCGTGTGCCTCCATCGTAGGGCACCACGTGTTCAGTGGGAGTAGACGCCCATTGCCGAACACCAGTCGAGTCAAGCTGGTCCTGAAACGTGTTGCGAACAGCTCAAGCAGGCTTCTGGTTAGTCAGTACGCTCGGCTGCTCCCGATCACCTTGAGTGGGGCTGTGTCTCATATCTCCAAGGCCCAGGTACGCTGCCACTTGCATCTTTTATAGAGTGAGCGTACACTCACTCCATGCCTTCTTCGACCGTTTCCCTCTCCACCTCGGAGGCCCGCCGCGAAACGGTCATTCAGAGCGCGGTCACGGTGTTCGCCCGCGCAGGCTATCTCGGCACCCCCGTGACCGCCGTGGCGGCGGAGGCCAACATTTCCACCGCTTATGTCTTCAAGCTGTTCCCACGTAAGGAGGACCTGTTTGTCGCCGCGCTCGCCCGTTGTTTTCGCCTGATCCTGACCGCGCTCGAAACCGGCGCACACGCCGCCGTCGACCAGACGCCCCAGGCCCTCCTCGCGGCCATGGGCGACGCGTACGCGGCCCTAATTGCCGACCGGTCCCTCCTGATGCTGCAGGTGCACGCGCAGTCCGCCGCGACGGTGCCGGAAATCGCGGCCGCCCTGCGCAGCGGCGTCGGGCAGATCACCACCTTCGTAAAGGAGCGCTCGCTCGCCCCGGACAACGCGGTGCAGCAGTTCATCGCCTATGGTCAGCTCTGCCATCTCATCACGGTGATCGGACTCGATGATGACTCGGCCGATTGGGCGCAGGTCCTGTCCAGAGGCATCCAGCACTTCTAACCGGCAACAACGCCGGACCTTCGGGTGTACCGGTTCGTTTCAAGTAGTGAGTGTTCAATCAATCAAACCTGCCCTCTTCCGGGTCACCAAGGAGCACAACCATGACTATCACCGCACCATTCGCCACGACCCCCATCACCGAAGTTGTTCTGCCCGGCCTGGTGGAACCGTCTGGCCTCCTGATTCAGTCGCGTTCACTTGCCGCTCCTGCCCGTGGTCAAGTCCTGGTCCAGATGGAGGCCACCGGCATCTCCTTTGCCGAGCAGGGAATGCGCCGGGGACGCTACCCTGGTCAGCCGCGGTTCCCGTTCGTTCCAGGCTATGACCTCGTCGGCGTGGTGCGTGAGCTTGGAACCGGCGTGGACCCGGCATGGCGCGGTAAGCGCGTCGCCGCCGCCACCAAGACCGGGAGCTGGGCCACCCACGCGCTCATCCCGGCGGTCGACCTGGTGCCGGTCCCCCCCACCCTCAACCCGGCCGAAGCCGAGACCGTGATCGTCAACGGCATCACGGCCTGGCAGATGCTCTTCCGCAGCGCCCGAGTCCAGGCCGGCCAGACGATCCTGGTACACGGGGCCAACGGAGGGGTAGGCAGCATCCTGGTGCAGCTGGCCCGCCACGCCGGCATCCGGGTCATCGGGACGGCGGCCCCTCGGCACCACGCGGCCCTGCGTGAGTTGGGCGTGGAACCGATCGACTACGCGGCCCCGGACCTGACGACACAGGTGCGCCCGCTGGTGCCGGGGGGCGTGCATGCCGCGTTCGACCACCTGGGCCTGGACAGCGCCCGGCGTTCCTTCGATCTGCTGGCCCAGGGCGGCACCCTGGTCGCGTACGGAACGGCGGCTGACCTGAATGCACGCGGAGGCATGCTCCCGATGTTCATGCGCATGCTCGGCCAAATCGTCCTCTGGTCCGCCCTGCCCAACGGGCGGCGCGCCTCTTTCTACGACTTCTGGAGCGGCAAGACGCTCCGGCCGGCCGTCTTTCGCCGGCATCAGCACGAAGACCTGGCCCAGGTGCTGAGCCTGCTGGCTGAAGGAGCGATCAGCGCCCAGGTCGCCGCGCGCTTTCCGCTGAGCGAGGTCCGGCAAGCGATGGAACTGGCCGAGTCCCGCACCGTGCTGGGGAAGGTCGTCCTGCTTCCGTGAAATCATCGCGGTGGTGAGGCCCCCTGAATGGTTCCGGGCCCATCGTCCCCTCCGTTCTGGAGGGACGATAGGCCCGGCGATCCGTCTGACCTCAGTTTTCAGCGAACGCGGACCTGGAAGCAGGTGCGAACAGTCTCCCCGGCCAGCAGGGTCCCCATGTTCATGGTCAGGCTGGTGTCGAGCGTGCCGTTGTCGTCGCTGGCGGCCGCCGTGTAGCTGCCCGTGGTGGTGGTCGCCGGCGAGCCAGGGGTGACGCGGGTCCACTTGATCGCCTTGCTGCTGTACGCCGCGTCGCTGGTCACGCTGGTGAGCGTCTGACTGTTGCTGTCCAGCACGTCCGTCAGGATGTACTTGGGCAGGTCGGCCCCGCCGAGGTTCTTCGTGTCGATGCAGTACTCGAGCAGCTCGG encodes:
- a CDS encoding VOC family protein, whose product is MNLPPTLPYRTLPQDRIGLNPERPPLSGDVQLGPVVLQISDLDASLRFYTQVIGLQVHDTDLAGHQIARLGTPDGQVLLELREKRGVHAAPHRGRLGLYHIAVLLPTRADLGRFIQNALSLGVHVGQSDHHFSEATYLKDPDGLSVEVYRDRPRDEWRVTEAGEIIGGGDPLDLTALKEAAGDAPWTGVPTGTTLGHLHLYVGDLDEAARFYHRGLGFPKTTWSLPTALFLGAGGYHHHLGLNTWAAGSPPSGDDDARLLTWDLVLPDQATVDRTAASLQAEGFEVTVTPQGILSTDPWGITVRLRTA
- a CDS encoding medium chain dehydrogenase/reductase family protein gives rise to the protein MTITAPFATTPITEVVLPGLVEPSGLLIQSRSLAAPARGQVLVQMEATGISFAEQGMRRGRYPGQPRFPFVPGYDLVGVVRELGTGVDPAWRGKRVAAATKTGSWATHALIPAVDLVPVPPTLNPAEAETVIVNGITAWQMLFRSARVQAGQTILVHGANGGVGSILVQLARHAGIRVIGTAAPRHHAALRELGVEPIDYAAPDLTTQVRPLVPGGVHAAFDHLGLDSARRSFDLLAQGGTLVAYGTAADLNARGGMLPMFMRMLGQIVLWSALPNGRRASFYDFWSGKTLRPAVFRRHQHEDLAQVLSLLAEGAISAQVAARFPLSEVRQAMELAESRTVLGKVVLLP
- a CDS encoding carbohydrate-binding domain-containing protein; its protein translation is MSLLPRTPHHARPMLLALTAALLASCGQPQATKPQPCTPTLADTPDGPAGPYDPATSEAALPDLLTAAARKPSQAGALKIVRLNCMTTLVDASGTPIQLRGMSTHGLQWFPGIVNDNAFNTLANDWGSNVVRLAMYVSEGGYATDPAIKQRVIDGINAAIKNDLYVIVDWHVTTPGDPNADVYKGALDFFKDISQRYPNNRNIIYEVANEPSPNDPGVSNDAAGWAKVKAYAEPIIKMLRDTGNKNIVLVGSPNWSQRPDLAADNPIKDDRTMYTVHFYSGTHKPSNDVSDRSNVMSNARYALLHGAPIFVSEWGSSEASGNNGPFLQDADRWLAFLNRNHISWVNWSLSNKNETSAAFMPYSTSRPATDLDPGTDHLWAPSELTLSGEFARARIKGVAYRPIDRTAFTQTLWNFDDNTLQGWGLNSDSPVKTVTLSNTGGALTLTGMTASHDVSDTGYWSNVRISADTSSVRQDIAGAKTLSMDVTVAAPTTVAVAAIPQNAAHGWSNPTRAILVKPEQFVKQADNSYKATLSISTADSPNFAAIAEDPTVAGSTLSNLILFVGAQGTDRVAIDNITVAGNRSTTGPVVNHAPLGTATLPSTFEDGTRQGWAWDAASGVTTSLTVADAAGSKALSWDVTYPDVKPADSWASAPRLVLGNINATRGSNRYLVFDFYLKPQRATTGTLSVNLAFSPPALGYWAQAAQTLDIPLNTLSGLTKTADGLYHFTASFDLTNIADNKVIASDTVLRDVTVVVADNKSDYAGTMYVDNVHFSATAP
- a CDS encoding NADP-dependent oxidoreductase, yielding MPQAVQLHNYGDIDVLKVEEVPQPTPAAGEVLVRVKAAGINPGEASIRKGVFKDTWPSTFPSGQGSDFAGVIEAVGEGVSGLQPGAEVIGFTHNRASQAEFVVVPQDQVTPKPANVPWEVAGGLFVAGTTAYAAVRAVDVKAGDTVVVSGASGGVGTLAVQLARLKGARVLGIASPARAEWLAAHGVDLVPYGDGLRERLLEAAGGHIDAFIDTYGQGYVQLAVELGIPPQRINTIIDFAAVQQYGVQAEGNAAGGRADVVAELAQLIADGQLEMPIARTYPLEQVQAAYRELEDRHTLGKIVLIPGKR
- a CDS encoding TetR/AcrR family transcriptional regulator; the encoded protein is MPSSTVSLSTSEARRETVIQSAVTVFARAGYLGTPVTAVAAEANISTAYVFKLFPRKEDLFVAALARCFRLILTALETGAHAAVDQTPQALLAAMGDAYAALIADRSLLMLQVHAQSAATVPEIAAALRSGVGQITTFVKERSLAPDNAVQQFIAYGQLCHLITVIGLDDDSADWAQVLSRGIQHF
- a CDS encoding helix-turn-helix transcriptional regulator, which produces MSHPPAPASELIPKTVLHGGARLFVASYLVRKSELGRVWRCGFHALLWLNGGSASLVCDGEHFEVRPPSLICLSPGQVYRWSAADDAARATLIGFEANLFTVGRAQGGLLDVQLLHDLPLFRPEGTAVLAADENADSLERLFALCRQRYRQLSEAHGSGSWRVLPQHREGVLLAYLHVILAEAATLAPAQEPPRPAAGSDLRLSRLFRLHAGQRVLERLPVAAYAELLHVTPDHLTRAVRRATGQTPSAWLQEQLLTEARRRLALTDQPVEQVAAALRFGSASQFSRWIRDHTGQTPRQLRQQGRGNSPVLSGN
- a CDS encoding MarR family winged helix-turn-helix transcriptional regulator, producing the protein MTTLREEIHQQRPFRNLEEEAALNLFRTTQLIADRGEAFYQQHGLTPTQYNILRILRGAGDAGLGRNEIRERLLTRMPDVTRLLDKMEDAGLVQRVRSTTDRRCVPTALTPKGRTLVDQLDEPVAALHHEHFGHLTPGQLHTLIEIMTQIRGRLTPQ
- a CDS encoding VOC family protein, with amino-acid sequence MTSPAPHTPLATRIDPALTLGEVALTVRDLERASRFYQVTLGLTLLDRHGPAAVLGTPDGHPLVTLLGDAAAPEAPANAAGLYHLAIAFPTRPDLARWLQHAAALGLRLGQSDHKTHEAFYFNDPEGNGIEIYHDWPREQWPFKDGKFSRMDQAAVDLRGLLGTLTANDPGWAGAPNGTRMGHVHLKMSDAAATRQFYEQVLGFDITLDAMDAVFAGAGGYHHHLGNNAWHSRGGPAAPDGALGLRHSTIELSSAAELEAVITRLNRAGTQVHDSSAGLVVRDPSRNALRLRVGPSTVASALAALDQPAR
- a CDS encoding DUF4287 domain-containing protein → MSFQAYLDTIEKQTGKTPNELVALARGKGFADPKTKAGVIVAWLKEDFGLGRGHAMALVHVIKNGAVISDKHVSRDGAHRDESNTLRLDGLEHRNQP
- a CDS encoding DoxX family protein; this encodes MTTLTARPSRALHLTLWALQVLLAAAFLMTGVTKLITPILQLAQQMAWVSDVPAGLVRFIGLAEVAGALGLILPSLTRIRPNLTPLAALCLIAVMVLASAFHLSRGEPTVLPMNLALAVVAGLIAWGRARRAPIQAR